DNA sequence from the Eulemur rufifrons isolate Redbay chromosome 6, OSU_ERuf_1, whole genome shotgun sequence genome:
GGAAAgacctttattttttactttatatacttaTATGCTTTCTATAGcatgtaatatttttgtaaaaaataagtagtttcaataaacatttatcaatgCAACATTATGCCCCTTACCTTCTCAGAAAGTCTCTTGTGAGGTCTAAgggagataatatatgcaaaagacCTAATCTAATGAAGGCTTTGCTCAtactcagcaaacatttgctAACGTGACTCCTTTCCTTTATCCATGCAATTGTGTATCCCATCATAATTGAATCTCAAATCCtacatttctaagtattttctttttggcaCCTCAATAATTCTATGAGGAATTTGGTAAGTAAAAGGTAAAATCTCACTTGTTATCTTCATCCACTTTATGCATTTTAAACAACTCCATCAATTCCATCTTGTCATCACTTGAAGTCTTGCCTTTCACTAGTGTTTGTAAGGTAAAAAGCATGGTATTTATGTAATCCACCTGCACAGATTTTGAAGCTGCAACCTTTCTTATTGCTTGGTCCACGCTTTCCTGGCAacctggagagaagagaaagacaggTACTGCTTTATCCCTCCCATATCTGCTACAAATGGACCATGGGTCTTTGCCTTTTAACGTAGACTAGTTACCTTGGATCTGGAAGGTTTGTTCCCAATCGATAACCTGGGGGCATGCCAGGATCTCCTCTAAATTGTCAGGAGCTTTGGTGAAGATGTGGTAAGTGTTGGTATAATGATCCAGGTCATCCTCCATCTCCTGACATAACAAATATCAATCATAGTTACATAGCACTATAACTTAGAAAAAAGTTCTTGCATAGGTCTAGAGTGCTAGAGATTTGATTGTTTGATACCCTTTGTTTTTCTGAGAGAGGTGTAGAAAGTGGCCTTGGAATCCCTTGCAAAATAATTCACTATTGATACACTGAAGGTGGTTCCTTTCTGATAGTGCACTGAAGTCAGCTGCCCCTGGGAGGGTGAGTAAGTAGCTCCACTGTCTGAAATGGGAAGTGTACCAGAACCGGTGTATGTTAAGGATGTAAAAGAGGGTGCCTAAGGTATGGAGAGAAGTGGAGGGAACAGGGTTGGCAAGGGTCTGAGTCTTTGGTGAGGAGAAACCTGAGCTAATTCTGACCCAGTACTCTGAGGCTGGCCCAGTGATTGGCTCTTGGCATGCATGGGAATAGATAGAGTGGACTTTCGGAAAGAATTATCATGCCAGATCTCACGCCAGAGCCAGAGTACTACCTGGAATAGAGGGCCCAGTCTGCCTCCACATGCCTGCTTACTCTCTGCTGCTGACATTTCCCCTCAGTAGTCCTGGCAGGTAAAAACACTTCTTAACAATTTCTAGCCATAGAAGCCAATGTTGAGATGTATGCCTATGATCAGAGTATTGATGGAAAAAACTGACTAGCTGGGATCCTACAGTTGCTTACAAATCCTGGATTATTGACCATCGGATCTAACTTCAAGTCTTATCTCACTCTCCTACCCTCTCTCCCAAACAAGCCCCCTAGCAGCCCTTCCAGAAACTATATGCATCAAGGGTGCCAAGGTTCTTCTCCCCATCCCTCAGCTTCAAATCCCTCATTGCCACACAGAGAACAACCTGAGAGTGACTTCCCTGGTGTTCAGTAGCTATTGCTCCTACCTCTCTCCGAGGCCGAGTAATGACCATCTGATAATCTGGCCAGGCATCCACCAGCACCTCCATGTTGAATgggtttttatttctaatgttgaAAATGGTGCCATATACCTGAAGCGCAACAGGGCAAAACAGGAGAGGATGAAGtctctgagacagggtcttagaTATAGGGTGGGAAATAAAGCAAGAGTTTTAGGAGGACTTGACAGGATGGAGCCAGTGCTTCCAAGCTGGATCATTGGCTCATACTTGTTGAAAGGTATGCTATGACAGGGCCCAATAAGATTCCACAAAACTCCAAGTTAATAGCTGAATCATTAGGAACTGGCTCCCCTgacattgattcattcattcattttttaaatccatgccattttttctcactttttttgtttcataACTTACCATTTATTTGGCATCTGTGATATATCAGATCTGTGTTAAGTATAGGAAATTTAAAGATGAATATGACATGGCCACTGCCTTCAAGTTAAATTTAGGATGATAGAGAGATACATTGGTCAATCATAATAGGACACATGTTCTGATAGATGTATGCACATGGTGGTGTGAGATCCCAAGGAGTAAATGTGATACTAGTCTAGAAAGTGGAGAGGAAATTTATAGAAGgagcattaaaaatatttgaactggTCTTGATGGATAAGTAAAGTCTTTTCCTGGCAAAATAAGGAGAGAATGAGGGCATGTTATTGAAGGTAGGAGAAAAAGCATGAGTGAAATGCTTGAGGGTGTGGCAGAGTATATCAGACCTGCTGAACTGTGAGGGGTTCCATGGTGGTAGCATGTGGTATGTGGCAGGAGAACATTGGGAGATGGAAGAGAAAAGTCTGGGCATTTTGTGATAAACCCTGTAACCCAATTAAAGAGTGTAGACTATGTGCCTTGGGGATGGACTGCAAATTGTAAAATAAGGGTGTGATATGATCCTATTTGTGTCAGACAGATGAATCCATCACCAAGTTGCAGGTGGGCTGGTAAGATGGAGATAAAGAGATATTGCAGTCACCTAGAAGGGATAAGGAAATCCAGTAGAGAGGGATTTCCAGTAGAGTAGGATGAGTTCAAAAGATGTGAGgtcacaaaaagaaacaaagtaggtGATTGACTGGATTTAGATATTAATATCATCCCTGAAGACAGGTTCTGACTTCAGACTTATATTTCCATCTGTCCAGGAAGGTTTTGACCCCAAATCTGtcatcctcacacctcagccctCTCTCCTCAGATGTCCCTTACTCCCTTACCTTCAAGGATTCAGGGATGTTCTTTTCCAAGGATTCATATAGAATCTGTAGCTTCTCGGATTCATGAAGCACAAACATCTTATGTAGCACTTCAGCCTCCTTCCCTCAGGAAGATGATCtgaagaaacaaacacacaaacaaaaacacctgGAGAGGTAAGACAGGTGTccagaaagaggaggaaggagaagtcaCCCAGGATACCACACATTGTTAATGGTAGTGGGCTTTAGAACCTCAAAGCCCCAGGCACTGAAACACTTGCTCTCATGTTGCCATAGTATGGGTAGTATTTTCAGCCATTATGAATGAAatcatctgggaaaaaaaaaacccatggcCTATATTGTGGGTAATCCTTTTTTcctgagaaacaaaaaaaaaaatgttgattagCAGTGATACCATCAAAGTACAAATTGGCAAAATCTAGGAACTGGGACTGTATCttagcaacttgaaaaatagaacAAACCCTTTCATTCAATAACTCCACATCTAGAAATTCATCCCAAGGAAATGATAATAGATATGTATGAAGATGTAAACACAAGGAAGTTTATTGTAATGTTATGATatcacatatttacatataatatttacatataatataaacCCCCCTATGGAGAAATGATCAAGTTAACCCAAATAATGGATTATCAGGCAAATTATGTCTTTGAAGAGTGTTTAATGACACAGAAAAATGTCAATGTTATAAAGTcaagaaaatatatgatataataccaaattaataatataaagatgGATAGGTAAATGGGTAtccatatatgtgtacatatgtgtacacTCACCtaaaattttttctgaaataaagtagtatataaataagatatataCATGAACTTTTGAACTTTCTTCCAGCTTTATACACATGGATATCTGACTCtctttatgtatataattatatatttttactttatatatacttGACCTCTCATATGACACTTAAAGGCATTGTATAAGAGTAGCCACATTTTCTAAAAACCAACAAATACAAGAATTTCTAACCCATTGTGATGGCTTACAAGGGAGACATCAATAGTTTGTTCAATTATAACAATCCCGGAAAATTCAGCACCtatgatatgtatgtgtgtgtatatgtgtgtgtgtgtgtgtgtgtgtgtgtgtgtgtatacacacatattaatacatatatccAGAAtcaaggcaaaaggaaaaacagtggTTAAGAACATTGTCTTTGGAATCAAACAAACCAAGATTCCAACACTGtgtcctcttctttctctctgggtCACTTTAAGTAAGTCAAATCACTTGAGCCTCTGTCTcactttctttatctataaaatgggcataataatgcGTACTTTTAGGTTGTCATGAGGATTTCATTAAGTCACAAAGTATGTGAAGTGTTTCATGTGGTGGTAGATGGTGTATGTATGAGATTCTGAGGGAAATTTTGAAGAACTTTAAATCCAGAGAAAGTGAACATTACATAGGACAAGCACATAATTGAAGAAAACTGCAACTTCAAAGATGGTGCTATATATAACTTGCTTGAAGAAATCTATTAACACAAAATAGACATTTGAGGCAATCCATGGCTCTAGAATAAGCCAGAGTGTTTGTTTCACTGTCTAGGGTGACAGGGGCACTAACCAAATGGCACAGAATTCTGCCCATTTTGCAGGCCTTTCATAGCATATTTCCCCAGGGGAGAGTGATCATCTTGGAAAGTGGGACCATGTCTTATTTTTCCTTGTGGCTCAAGTATCAAGCACAGCACATGGCAATAATGCAAACACTAATGAATTTTGTTCagtgaagaaatgaaaggaatcAGTGAGGAGTAAAAATGGGGTCTTTGGAATACTTTTCCTGGAAGAGTAAGCATCAACTCTCCTTGTTCCAGGCACAGTCAAGTTTCTGAGTAAAATTTGACTATTAACaagctttcaaataaaaaagaaaatgccagtaGTAGGTATTTTTGAGCATGTAAACTTAGATATGTAACATGTGGACGATGCATGAAAAGGAGGTAGAAAAAAGGTTATGCATAGCCATTGTCCCCTCTTTCCACCACCGTCCATAGCACAGGCTCTCCCACCCTCTATCACGTTGCAGTCAGCTTGCCTCCATGTCAAGACCCTGACTCAACTCACATCAATGGGAGACATCTATTTCCAACTTGTTCCTGCTCTGAGGCAGAAGAACCTTTCTGGCTCAACTTGATCCAGTTGGTCGCTCTGCTTAATCAtccattaaaatatattgaagaatACAGATGTTTAACAAGATCAGAGAGGAAGAGGGGCCAGTAAAGGAGACGGGAAAGGTGACCAAGGAAGAGTCTGAAAAATCAAGAGATGTATCTTGGAAGTCAAAGTAGGAGAAACTTTCAAGGAGAGAGTGACCAGATGAGTCAAAGGCTGCTGAGAACCTAAAAGAGAGCAGTTCTAAAAATGTCACTGCATTTTGGAGTTAGGAGTTGATTACTGACTTGCTAAGAGACGTGTCATGGAATGATGGGGGAAGAAACCAGTTTAAGTGGgttgaggactaaatgaaatgaGAGGAGGTGAAGATAACTCTTTTAAAGACCTTGaccaggaaagaaaggagaacatgAGAGTATCGAGGGGGGAAGAAAGGTGTAAGACATAAAAGGAAGGTATTTCTGTTATTAGATGAAAAAGTTAAGCGTGCTAACTACAGAGAGGATATAAGATGGGGGTAATCAATAAGCCAATAGATGTATTATAATAGGACAcagaaaggtgaaagaaaaatttattgacCTCCTTACAAAGTGCCAGCCACTGTTTCAAATCCTTTATGTTGATCAATTCATCTAATCACCAACCATAATTctagg
Encoded proteins:
- the GLYATL2 gene encoding glycine N-acyltransferase-like protein 2, which produces MFVLHESEKLQILYESLEKNIPESLKVYGTIFNIRNKNPFNMEVLVDAWPDYQMVITRPRREEMEDDLDHYTNTYHIFTKAPDNLEEILACPQVIDWEQTFQIQGCQESVDQAIRKVAASKSVQVDYINTMLFTLQTLVKGKTSSDDKMELMELFKMHKVDEDNKERNFPGIFLDASHAGLINEQWHFGKNERSLKYIERCLQNFPGFGVLDPEGQPISWLVMEQSCELRMGYTVPKYRGQGNMRQIGYSLTEYLYQKKVPFYLHVAGDKEKVQQTLRSFGFKLSACGWHQWKCTPKKYC